The Lytechinus variegatus isolate NC3 chromosome 7, Lvar_3.0, whole genome shotgun sequence genome includes the window CACCTATTGGTTGCATTAATGACATGGGTCATGTTTATAACCATTAGTTGAGTTCTCAgaatattttcttcataatttaCCTAGTTTTTGTTTGATAACTGTCCTAGGCTTGTATTCTTACCAAGCCTATGTCATTTATAACCATATAGTATACAACAGAtcttattaatattgttatgtatattttcatattttcttatgACATGGAGAAAAAGTTATGTACAAAACATGTATCTAATCAATTCAAGAAGGTTGCCTTTGCAATCAGATCATCCAGCCTTTTAGTCAAGGAAAATGCTAAGATCCGGTTCTTTGTAACTTGAAACCTGTTTTCTTTcaattgttattatttgaacCCGAGTCATTTTTTATGGTGTGGGAGATGTCTTTAATATGCAGACCTTTAATTGTATAGTCAGaaattggtatacatgtattaacagAGAAAATTAATAATGTCTTTTTGTATTTAATGCTTCCAAGTCTTTAACATCAAATTTGTGAATGTCTTTGCTTTTTTGTTCAGACTGTATTTTGATTGtgggtatatatatatgtatggtTTGAACATTGTGGAATATGTGGAAGATTGTAATCGCTACAGTAATTATTGTAATACTTTGTCGTACTTGTGTTgtcatttgattttaaaatacaCCTCTAAATGTTAATAGCTACAAAATGTCTGGGTATACCACCCCTCTCCATTTCTTTGTTAGCTTTTgaagatttttcttttctttttgcccAATGCTTTCATGATTTTGAGAAGCCCCAAATGATCTGAAGCACATGCTTCTCAAGAATGGGCATGATTATCTTTATTACAAAGATATGGGAAATTTATAGTCATTTTTAGTTCTAATTatgttgaaataatttcatacaaaaGCTGGAATGTGAGGCGCTCATTTTTCATCAGCATAACCACATAAATTAGAGGTATAGGTAGTCTATGTAtgcatttgtgtgtgtgtttgtattttttttaaatcaaaatacatgtaaacattGAATCGTTTCGAGATTGTGAGTCATTATCTCTGAAAATTTATCAAAGTTAACCATCCACTGTCCTAAAATTTCAGAGAAACTAATGATCAATATTTTTCCCCTCAAGAcctctttattcattttgtatcaTTAGATAGATAACTTTGTTACCTTAACCACCTGTTTGTGTGTAcataataatacaaatcatTATTCATGTAACAGAGTTGATGTATTTTTAGGGGTAAGCGGTAATCACCCACATAATGCACTAATCCACTATCCAAGTACTTTGCAAAGGTGGAGGTTATTACTTTGGTTTATAATGGAATTATGAGAGATAAATTGTCGCTTTTATATATTGTTtgcatttgtacatgtatgttagtgTGGAGACAAAATTTTAGAAGCATAGATGCTTATAATGTTGGTAGCTAAACATTtttcctttgcatttttttctgcaaATGATTGATCGAAATCTACTCCGAATGCTAGAAATTTATgagaattatttaaattatatttttgtgttggattcataaatataatgaaattaagCACCCACAATGGGTACAATCACCCTTCAATCAAATTGTTGTGTTTAtgtaaaagaatgaatgaaaattatatgtacTTCAAAATAGTACAATGTCTCCATAGTTAGCTTTTTTGTATGTTAAACTAAGATAACTATCAGATGAATTAGCCTCGAACCACGTCTGTGGACCATTCTGTGAAACACATCTACCTAAAGACAAGCAAgcgaacttttttttaaagttgcaaACATTGACATATTGGTGCATAgctgtattaagtgctatacgGGACATTCAAGAGAGAGATTGGCTTCATGAAGAATTGCCTTGGTCTGTAACCCAATGGTTTGTAATGATATCAATGACTCTTATGGGGAAAATGGATCTATGGGTGTCTCTTTTGTGGACAAGCCTCTTAGCCTATGCAATTTGGGAACAATAAAACATCTTGCAGTCCCCCTCATCTCTGTTCTTGTCATGTTTTTTCCTTCTGTATTGATTGATGGAGATGTATTCAGAGAAAATGAAGAGGCCAAAGGTCTGTAAAGaatttcataatttgaaaattgcaTTGTAACATCACTATGTGATCAGTGGTTCTTTATGCAAAGAAATCCCTTAATAGAGACTTGCAAACCATAGTAAATAGgccttacaaaaaaaaagagtatctAGAGTAAGACTGCATAAGATGAATTATCGGCAAACTTGAAATATTAATTCAAACCAGAATATGACagacatttttgtctcacctgcgaagcaaagtgagactataggcgccgcttttccggcggcggcggcgtcaacatcaaatcttaacctgaggttaagtttttgaaatgatgtcataacttaaaaagtatatggacctagttaataaaacttggccataaggttaatcaagtattactgaacatcctattagagtttcatgtcacatgaccaaggtcaaaggtcatttagggtcaatgaacttagaccatgttggaggattcaacatcgaaatcttaacctgaggttaagttttagaaatgtcatcataacttagaaaatatatggacctagttcatgaaacttggacataaggttaatcaagtatcactgaatatcctgcatgagtttcacgtcacatgaccaaggtcaaaggtcatttagggtcaatgaactttggccgaattggggatatctgttgaattcccatcataactttgaaagtttttagatctgattcatgaaactttgacataatagtaatcaagcatcactgaaaattttgtgcaagtttcaggtctcatgattaaggtcaaaggtcatttagggtcaatgaactttggccgaatcgggggtatctgttgaattaccatcataactttgaaagtttattggtctagttaattaaacttggacattagagtaatcaagtatcactgaacatcctgtgcgcgtttcaggtcacatgaccaaggtcaaaggtcaatgaactttggccgaattgggtgtatctgttgaattaccatcataactttgaaagtttatggatctgattcatgaaacttgtacataagagtaatcaagtatcactgaacatcctgttcaagtttcaggtcacatgattaaggtcaaaggtcatgtaaggtcaatgaactttggccatgttggggttttttgttgaataaccatcatatctctgtaagtttattggtctagttcataaaaagtggacataagagtaaccatgtatcactgaacatcttgtgcgagttagagtagtattcaaagtcagcactgctgctatattgaaccgcgtgatgcaggtgagacggccagaggcattccacttgtttaatggTTATGTCTTCTAAATCGAACAAATTTCTGTTGTCCAAGAATTTTAAATTAAGCAGTTACCTGCAATAACAGAAAGAGCACAAATAAATTGCCATACGAGATATGTATGTATTGCAATCAGGGATGCTGTGTGGGAGTGAAACATGGTCTTCTATTGAAAGTGAGATGGGGACTTGGAGGAGgacagagagagggaaagggtgAGTCTCGTGTGGTTTGTGAAGAAGCTTCAGGGGAGcattttatccatattttattgttcgaaaaagacatgacatgaaataatttgctttgcccaattgatcgtgggcccggcagccgctgcgcagcgccagatcgacgaggctctgtCCCTTTACTTGCTGaacaccaaacagggtagcagcaactcccatcttctaacgtcttttggtctgatgcagccggggtttgaactcctCCCAACCtcctggttattagacggacactaccaactgagccaacacaccagaagttatcagatctgacaactttctttgattttgtttgGCTCAGAAGCACTGTTGCTTGGTAATTTATCCGAGTTCTGATAAATCAGGACTCGGATAAAAAGTCTcacaagttctttcatgaaatgctctccaggATTAGGTATGGAAGAAGTTGGATGCAAGTGGGGTATGTGATTGGGGAAGAAATGCAGATATTAGATGATGTTTGAAGGTTTGTATGTACAATCGCAAAAATGGTTTACGGTACACTATGTGTAAAGTCCTGGAAAGGGACTAAGAGAAAGTGGATAGAGAAAGAAGTAAAATGGACAGACGAGAAAGTGGAGATCAGAAAGTAGATCTCTTTAGGAACTGAGTGAAGTCCTTAAAAGGACTTTAAACCTGGAAGAGTAGAAAAGCTTGAAAAGTAGGCAAGATGAGAGGCTTGAGTAGAAGCTGGATTGAGTTGGAGGGGTGAGAGAAAGCTGGCTTGAGAATTCATGAGTTATTCATTCGAGCACAATGCATACTGGACAAGTGTAGATAAAATCATAtgtaatccttgaaattgaaagcaaaaaaatgtgggggtgggggttgagacccccaccccccttccccccctaaaaaaaaaaagtacccagacttaaaaaaatgaggaaatgaaagaaaaggaagggggaaataatgaaatgatcTTCATTTTATAATGGACAAAATTTTCTCTGGCTTTCATCTCAGAAATTGTCACATATTCTGCatgttgtgcccccccccctaattttttccttttattttttgctcATCACGTCACTACTTGAAGTTAAATCACATACGGAAACATGTTTGCAAAAACATTTCTAACATGTTAAAAAGTCATATtgctgtttttgtgaaattattctcTTTAGAAACCTTTGGAAAGACAGGATTTGTGTTTTTCGATTGGATTCCATGTTTTCTCCTTTGCTGATGATTGTAGTTGTGGTCAGTCTTGTTCGCTGTACTCGTGGATCCTTTTcagtaaatgaaaataaacatctaCTTTAGGGGTTATTTTCCTTTTgaccgggcatggtggctcagtggtagagcgcctgCTTTATGATCAGGAGGTCATGAGTTCAATCCCGGGACGAGTAATACGAAAgacttacatgtataaacatGGGACATTCTGCCTTTTTGCTAGGCGAGACGGgtaataatgaatatattatgttTAGTCCATTTAGTCTACGCCCAAAATTACCCTTAATcaacatgttaaagtaaaaaCATATCACTGAATATAATTCTGGCGcactttcaactcattctggcccactgtatGCTGGGAGAGCAGTTTTATGACTAAATTGACTACCCTTGGTAAAgaaaacattattatcatttccttttaatttttgacaaacttcaatttcaagTGTAAATGAAGAGGAAGTTGAATGACAATCGTATCAGCCAAATATCACTTCTAGTAATTAGTATGGTAAATTTCTAGGGAGTGATCTTTCTGCttgaatattgattttgagACATTCATTGAAGGATAATTATAGGTCTGGGAGTGGGGTAGACTTAAGGAGAAGGAATAACAATTCATGATTATCTTGAATAATGCAATGATGGtttataataacaattttattaTTAAGGCTTAAGGTACAAATTATTAGGGGAGTGTTGGGAATCTACTGCTGATAGCAGACAGAGCACGGTATAACGATACCACTTTGACACTTTAATGTCTCCCTCTCAAGGTCACGATTTTATTATGTATCTTCAAACCTGGCCACCACAACCCtatcccctccctctctctttctatcttttaTTCTACTCTCACGCAAATACGCACGCCCGCTTTCCCTCGAtgtctctttctatctctctccctcttctcaCTACCTCTACTATTGTTTTGAGTGATATTTGTGAGGATAATAGACACCCTCCTTATCATTTTGTCATTGTTCTTGATATCGTTGTTATGATCGACTCTCCTCTCTCTCACAATCGTCGTCGCCCTCATCACATCGGCTGCTGTTCTTAtcatttatttggagctcactTTGTTTTCTAGTTGAAAATAATACCAGTAAACCTCAATCTGGAATAATATCTCATGAAGTGGATAGTGTTTTCTAGAGAAACATCTAGAAGATGGAAAATCCTAActtcgatgaaattttcttcTTGAATGTATGCGAAAGAATACAATGAGGGACAATGAATGTTTTTATgtgattttattatcaaatggtgccaaaatatgaattatagtGGGACTACTTTCTGCGTAGATGTAGTTTCTTTGCGAACCATCGCTTGACACGCCTCCATCTACTCGGCCGTTGGAGTTTGTCGATTTGAGTTTGGATGGTATCAAGGCTTGGGCGGTGATCAGGATCATTTGCCATGCACTCAGATCCTATCTTGGTCAGTGTTCGAACCACGGGAGAGTGGAGATCTGACGTTAGGAGAAACATAAAGAGACGTAAAGGAAACGGAGATTATTATGcattgaaacaaaatgatattcaaTGAATGGGTGAAATGAAAAGGAGAATCAAGAAAATGGTTGCGGTTTGATTATTTCATGAACAGATTTATTATAGACATCTATTATTTTTTGAACAACGAGTTTTCCATTCAATATTATGAGATGGTTATAAAGATAAGATAGTTACCTTCGAATATCTCTCCCATATCCGAAAAGATACGGCCGATCGAAAACACATCTGAAGCAACTGATGTCGGCTGTTCATCCAGGACAACCTCAGGTGCTATGTAGTCTGCCTCCCCTCCATGCACATATGCCATTTTCAGTTCTTTGGTGACCCCAACCATTTTTGCTGGTGCCGTTATTGTGCTCGCCATGCCGAAGTCGATGACGACGGCGTTGTATCTCTTACCGCGTTTTTCTAACAGCACGTTATCATTCTTCAAGTCATTATGGAGAAGTCCGTGATCATGGAACTCCTTCATTCCCTTGACGATATCTTCTGCGATCTTGACAATGTTGCTGACTGATAGCCGTGGTGGTGCGTGGAGAGGGTAGCCAGTGCCTGTCTTCTTGCATCCGATAAACTCGACGGCCTGGCAGAGTTCGTTTCCGAGGTCTAATGTACCCCAGAACTTTGGAAAGTAGGGACTTCCTGACAACATCTGTTGGATCAGTGCCTCCTTTGTAGCTCTGGTCCTTGTTGCCTTGAGTTCTTCAACCATTTCACCGGGCGACATAAAGTCGTCTGACCAAGACGGTTCTTTGACGGCAAGAGGGACGCCTGTAGAGCGATGACGTGCTAGAAGGACACGACCGTAGCTGCCCCGCCCAATCTCCACGAGCGTTACCAGGCTCTGccaaatgaattaaaagatgTCCTTTAATCCAACTAGAAAGGTAACTCGTATTGATCGATGGAAGTGTGTGTCACTGTTTTGTGTTTTCATTTAGGGtttaaatcataaatgaaaataatattaatacaaCAATATGGGGAACAATATGATCTACTCTCCTTTAACTTGTCTTCCCGAACATCACtaaatcaatgtcatatttgAGATATTGTGCATGTATTAAAGATGAATTTGATCGACATTACCTTTACAGTCCATCCCATGTCAAAGGTCGAGAGGTCACTGAGTTTGAGAGTTTGACGCGTGACACTGGTTTGCAGCATTTTGATGACCTCTTCGTCAACACTCTTGTTTTCGTGGACAGATGTCTGTGGTGCAGACTGGCTGTCACAGTGGCTGTAAGGTAAGAACAAAATACATTATGCATAGTTATCACCTCTTAAAACTATACTTTTATTTACTGAAAAATGACTGCTGTGAATAGCTTTATCCGTAGTGAGTTTATAAAGTGTTTAGTAACTGACTTTTCAATGAAGCATCGATTCGCCTAATTGGCTACATTCAAAATGAATGCAATTTTAAAAGCTACATCCCCCAAGTCCTACCTTACAATAGAGGTCGATTTTTCAGAAGTGTGGGTTTCCTGATCCTTCGTCTCAAGGAAATCACCACCGGGGTAAGCTTCAGCTTCTTGCTTAGCTTTGAATAATTCAATGGCTTGAAGGATCTCATCACCGTGATCCGACACTGGTCCTTGGGCTAGTCGTCGAGGCCGATTTGCCATGCGTTGAGCTCTTCGTTTTCTCTGAGCTGACATACTGATGTctgccattttcaaagtttctGAGATTGATAAAGGATAATGATACGTAAATCGTTTGTGACATAATCATGCAATGCTCTGAAACAAGATAGTTTCAGTAAGTCGTCATATGTATTTAGATTGTATTCTCAGATTTGATGTCAAGCAACATGACTAGAAAATCAGATTATTTTTGATTTCTTGTAAATTAATATTGTAAAAAGATCTTGCATAGATGTAAGAGTATTATGTcagaaaatcaatttcaaataatattacaAGACTTGATGATTTTCAGGAGCGGTTAATTGCAATTCGATTACCTGGTCAGAAATGGCCAATAAACTTGAGAACGAATCGATTGAATTGGGTAATTCAATTGAAGAAAAGTTTCGAAAGCGAGGAAGAAGCAATAGTTGCACTCCGAAAGCTAAATCAAAACTGAGACAAGGAACGTCACTGTTTGTTACTCAAAGATACCATTCAAAGGGCGCCCTTGTCAACCATTGTTTCGTCATTAGCTTAAAACTTTCAGCCAATGAAAAAGCGTACCCAACATCACATCAGTGTGCATACCCTATTGACCATTGTGTCGTCATGAGGTCAAAACTTTCAGCAAATGAGAGCGCGTATCAAACGGCACATTGCACAATATAATGTGCGCGCGGGAGAATCAGCATGCAAAGCCAATATTTTCTGGCGATTCGAAAACACAAGAGTGTCGATTGGCGTGTTTTTCCTAACTTGCCCTTTATGAGCTTTATTTGTCCAAATCATGTGTCATGTTCATGTGGTTTTCATTTGATCATTATATGCCTATTTCACGTTttgagggagagggagagggagaaagaattaCAGGCGACAGAATGAAAAGAccgaatcgggggggggggggtggtaagaTTCTagtttctttaattttctgatgatttatatgtttttgttgaataacttttaaaacacattttcttcGTTAGTATTTTTTTGTATCTGGGAAGTAAAATGTGATTCTAGTATTGAATTTGTTTAGGTAAAGAGTACAATAAAGACAACTGTGAACCCTATCACTATTcgatttgattttgtttaatgGATAATTCAACAAAGTGCTTGAAGTTTATAAAGAGACCTCAGTAAGTTATTCTTTGGAAAAACATATTTGTCTTCGAAGATACCACACTCGTAATGGCACACAAACGAGTTGTTTATTCCAGTGCAGTGCATGCCGGACAGGAGTAGGTAAAATTCTAATGTTACCcttgaaataattgatattcaTTATCCATTGTTGTTTaccaaaatacttttgaaacaATATGATTAATTGATAgtactttagaaaaaaataacctttccattttttttcttctatggACTTCCTTTTTGTCGTATACAAAAGAGTTCAGCTGTTTTTAGTCTGATTTCACCATTGATAATTATTTGTTCAGTACTCAATTtaggaacttttttttttgctttacaaaGGGCTCCCTCTGAGTgaatacataaagaaaatcTCATGGTTAAtggatgttttctttttatttttttaaacgaacTTCATAGGAGAATTTGGATATTAATCTTGTCAGCGCGGATGAGAAGTTCCTAGGGAGTGATCTTACTGCttgaatattgattttgagACATTCATTGAAGGATAATTATAGGTCTGAGAGCGGGATAAACTTAAGGAGAGGGAATAACAATTCATGATTATCTTGAATAATGCAATGATGGTTTATAATGACAATTTTATTATTAAGGCTTAAGGTACAAATTATTAGGGGAGTGTTGGGAATCTACTGCTGATAGCAGACAGAGCACGGTATAACGATACCACTTTGACACTTGAATGTCTCCCTCTCAAGGTCACGATTTTATTATGTATCTTCAAACCTGGCCACCACAAccctctcccctccctctctctttctatcttttaTTCTACTCTCACGCAAATACGCACGCCCGCTTTCCCTCGatgtctctatctctctccctcttctcaCTACCTCTACTATTGTTTTGAGTGATATTTGTGAGGATAATAGACACCCTCCTTATCATTTTGTCATTGTTCTTGATATCGTTGTTATGATCGACTCTCCTCTCTCTCACAATCGTCGTCGCCCTCATCACATCGGCTGCtgttcttattatttatttggagctcactTTGTTTTCTAGTTGAAAATAATACCAGTAAACCTCAATCTGGAATAATATCTCATGAAGTGGATAGTGTTTTCTAGAGAAACATCTAGAAGATGGAAAATCCTAActtcgatgaaattttcttcTTGAATGTATGCGAAAGAATACAATGAGGGACAATGAATGTTTTTATgtgattttattatcaaatggtgccaaaatatgaattatagtGGGACTACTTTCTGCGTAGATGTAGTTTCTTTGCGAACCATCGCTTGACACGCCTCCATCTACTCGGCCGTTGGAGTTTGTCGATTTGAGTTTGGATGGTATCAAGGCTTGGGCGGTGATCAGGATCATTTGCCATGCACTCAGATCCTATCTTGGTCAGTGTTCGAACCACGGGAGAGTGGAGATCTGAAGTTAGGAGAAACATAAAGAGACGTAAAGGAAACGGAGATTATTATGCATTGAAACAAATGATATTCAATGAATGGGTGAAAATCAAAAGGAGAATCAAAAAAATGGTTGCGGTTTGATTATTTCATGAACAGATTTATTATAGACATCTATTATTTTTTGAACAACGAGTTTTCCATTCAATATTATGAGATGGTTATAAAGATAAGATAGTTACCTTCGAATATCTCTCCCATATCCGAAAAGATACGGCCGATCGAAAACACATCTGAAGCAACTGATGTGGGCTGTTCATCCAGGACAACCTCAGGTGCTATGTAGTCTGCCTCCCCTCCATGCACATATGCCATTTTCAGTTCTTTGGTGACCCCAACCATTTTTGCTGGTGCCGTCAT containing:
- the LOC121418068 gene encoding dual specificity testis-specific protein kinase 2-like; amino-acid sequence: MADISMSAQRKRRAQRMANRPRRLAQGPVSDHGDEILQAIELFKAKQEAEAYPGGDFLETKDQETHTSEKSTSIVSHCDSQSAPQTSVHENKSVDEEVIKMLQTSVTRQTLKLSDLSTFDMGWTVKSLVTLVEIGRGSYGRVLLARHRSTGVPLAVKEPSWSDDFMSPGEMVEELKATRTRATKEALIQQMLSGSPYFPKFWGTLDLGNELCQAVEFIGCKKTGTGYPLHAPPRLSVSNIVKIAEDIVKGMKEFHDHGLLHNDLKNDNVLLEKRGKRYNAVVIDFGMASTITAPAKMGRQTT